The following is a genomic window from Solanum lycopersicum chromosome 6, SLM_r2.1.
CTTGGAACATCTCACCACACGCTTACTAAAAGCACGATCTTGAAACTAGAAACTCTGGTTTAGAACAAATGAGTGGATAGGCTTGACTGGAAACATCCCAAAGAGGAAAggatatataaaattagaacGGATTGAGTATCATTATGAGAAAACGAGATATTCTACATGCCTAACCACGGTAAGGTCcatttgaagaatgaagaaaGTCTTacgttaatgagatgggtggtcTCATTATAAGACTTGAACAATCCTTCTCCCCTGGAACTAGAGGTCAGACCTAATTTTACAAGTCAATTCATTATACTCAAATCTTAATCACTCTCACTACATCTGTTACATCATCATAGAATATTTCTTTAGAGTCGCATATGACTCCTTCGTGCTTATTTGTTTTGATGTGAACTTCATTATGCAATTTAGGAATAAGATTTCTATCAATCCCTTACCTGATCAAATGTTAATAGGTTATTTACCAAAAGTCTGCTTATAAGTTTCAATTAAGCTGGACCtaggaaaaatgaaaatgtaacaaaaacaatgaaaatgcTACCAGTCAAACGCAAAGgaacaatttttttgtgtgtgaatTGAGTAATCAGAATTTCAATATGCAAAGCTGGGTAAGATTCTGCAGAGGTATAAGAAAACCGAAATAATTACCATATCTCGCCCAGAGCTGAGGCTCGATTGAACTGGCCTCACGAATCAAAATAGGTAATTTGGGGTTTTGGGTCTTGAGATCTCTGTAATTCTTCTCAATGAACGCCCTACATAAAAGATGAAACAAATTACTCGGAATTAACTTATCACTctatcaatcaatcaatcaactacaTTTCATCGCAGTACTcataaaaattgtgaaaatacCTAGTCGCAGCACTTTCAGATGAGGATGGAGAGAAGAGGATGCGAAGCTCCTTCAGGTTCCGAGAGAGATTTGATCTCCACGCCATTGTTGCACAAATTCACCTTCAACTATCCCTAGGCAAGTATAATAAACCAAAAACGGTGATTTATGCTTTAGCGGTTGTACTCAAGAATTTTATTGACGAATTTAACCTTATACTAAGGGTGGGCTAGTTTTTTTGAATCTGGACTTCCGAGGGATAACCAGTCCATTGGGCCAAGTGTGGTTATTACAAAATAGACGTATATAGTGTgattcatatatatttgatatatataacaaattttgTGAGGCTCTCTTTTCATTTAGATAGCAAAAATATACATATCTAGATCCAGTTGggtctttattttataattaaaattagaaatCTAGAACTACATTCACTGGCTCAAAAGTGACCAGCCCACTAAAAACAAAGATCGTAGAAATTGAAAAGGGCAAGTCTACTAGGCAAACAACCCTCTTTTTCTGCAAATTTGGGAAGTCTCCATCAAATTTTATCTGAGACCAGGCCAAAGAAATGGTGAGTTTTATTCCCTCTAAACCCTGATTGTTCTTCTTATATTCCTCCTTTAACTTTCAAGAACTGATTTTTCACTATAAAAGTACCTCTTCTCAATCCTCTCTTTCTACTCTATTCTCTTTTCTCACTCTATTGTGTAAGgtacattatttattattacattgaatatttaaataaaaaattgatcataacaATGGACTAAATGTGCGAAGGGCACATACGCtaaccttttatttttataatctttTTTATGTAGTGACCTACAATTCCTATGATATTACTAATTATCATAATTACGAAATTACTACACTTAAAGCTATTATTTACGATTAGAAATTATTACGTTTAAATATAAGTTTGATCAATATTGTAGACTACATATGAGGCGcatgtatgctataacaaaaaataattaatagtcAAATCTTCATAAGAGTCACATGATTAAACTGCAGCTTTATCTTTCATAAGTAAAGTGAATAAAAGAATATCAGaaacattaattatatttatgtcaATTCAATCTAAAAGAGCGGcaaattcaatataaaagaaCCATTCTCAGTTAGTCTTTTTTCATTTAATCTCAACAGTAAATAATCTTTGATCTAGCaattattatgtttaattaTAACTGCCATGTCCgccaaattattatttttatatatataaaaaaagatttagTGAAACTTTTACAAGAGTGACATAGGTAAACTGCAATTCTATTTGTCACAAGTGAAGtgaatagaagaagaaaaaaacattaactATATTTATGTCCATCTAATTATTGTTAATGGTAAGAAATTACTTTCAAGATTCAAGAATTGATTTTTTCAGTAAAAATGTATCTCTTCTCAATCCGCTTTTTTCTACTCTACTCTCTTTGCTCACTCTATTGTGTAAgttacattatttattattacattgaacatctaaataaaaatttaaccaTAACCATAGACTACACGTGCGAGGGGCGCTTAAGCTAAAactgatattttttataatttgttttcaaTTAGTGAACTACAATTTCTATAatagtataaattataataattacgTAATTACTACACTTACGTTTATTACTTCCATTGAGAAATTATTACATTTAAATATAAGTTTGATATAATCGTAAACGACATGTACAAGGTGCACATACATTAAAATGtagtattttatcaaaaaaattattggtgaaatattcaagaaaatcacataaataaatttcaacttTATCTTTCACGAGTGAAgtgaataaaataagaaaataaacatttaactaTATTAATGTCCATCTAATATGTTTTAATGTAAGAAATTACTTTCAAAGATTCAAAGACTGATTTTCATTGCAAAAATACATCTTTTTATTCCTGTTTGTTCTACTCTACTCTCTTTTATGAGGTACATTCTTGTTATTACATTGAGAATTTAAATATAAGTCTGGCCACAACTATAGACTACACGGCGAAATACACATACTCTAAAACTGAtagtttctttaaaaaaattaattgtgacCAAGATTCCTATACTATTGCAAATTATTATTACGTAATTACTACACttacatttattatttacatTGAGAAATTATTAcgtttaaatataaatttgaccAATAAAATAGACTACACGTGCGAGACACGTGTGCTATAAACCTATAACAAGTAGTTAAATTGTTATAAGTgaagtaaataaaag
Proteins encoded in this region:
- the LOC101252593 gene encoding NADH dehydrogenase [ubiquinone] 1 alpha subcomplex subunit 2, coding for MAWRSNLSRNLKELRILFSPSSSESAATRAFIEKNYRDLKTQNPKLPILIREASSIEPQLWARYDLGVERGIRLEGLTEEQISKALEDLGKVGASLKS